A portion of the Planctomycetota bacterium genome contains these proteins:
- a CDS encoding acyl-CoA thioesterase, with amino-acid sequence MEIRIYYDDTDSGGVVYHANYLKYFERGRTEYMRQRGVDPKDMVAQGLIFVITNTELSFLAPARYGDIITVDTFIEEISGASIIFGYKVHRKGQPKPLVVGTTKVAMVNKDMKVQKFTDDFIARLKSKV; translated from the coding sequence ATGGAAATAAGAATCTATTATGATGACACGGATTCAGGCGGCGTGGTCTATCATGCCAATTACCTGAAATACTTTGAGCGGGGACGGACCGAATATATGCGACAGCGCGGGGTTGACCCCAAGGATATGGTAGCCCAGGGGCTCATCTTCGTCATCACCAATACGGAACTCTCATTCCTGGCCCCGGCCCGGTACGGAGACATCATCACGGTTGACACCTTCATTGAAGAAATCTCCGGCGCTTCTATCATCTTCGGCTATAAAGTGCATCGTAAGGGACAACCCAAGCCGCTGGTCGTCGGCACCACCAAGGTGGCCATGGTCAATAAGGATATGAAGGTCCAGAAATTCACCGATGATTTTATTGCACGCTTGAAAAGTAAAGTATAA
- a CDS encoding MBL fold metallo-hydrolase has product MKLRFCGGARTVTGSMHLIKTDQGRILIDAGLFQGRRKDFYDINNYFIFRPKQIDALILSHAHIDHSGNIPNLVKHGLRAPIYATSATVDLCNLMLPDSGHIQEEDIKFVNKINLRKGLPPVKPLYTKEDANHSLEYFRGAYYEEPIKISPDIKCTFYESGHVLGSAIPVLEMNGIRLAYAVDLGRKNLPLLRNPVVPKDIDYLIIESTYGNRLHDPIATAKYKLAEVINKTIKRGGRVIIPSFAFERTQEVVYLLNDMFKQGTIPMVPIYVDSPLATDITLAFQQNIRYLDEETQNLMRRQQDPFGFSRIKYIRSTDESKRLNADKQPMVIISASGMCEAGRILHHLKNNIEDPNNTILVIGYMAENTLGKKIVERQPIVKIFGEEYHLRAEVVKINSFSAHADKDELIEFIKQCAPRKKIFIVHGDLDQAEPFTEQLKGLGLPACLPAKNEEVELC; this is encoded by the coding sequence GTGAAACTAAGATTCTGCGGCGGCGCCCGGACCGTCACCGGCTCCATGCACCTGATTAAAACCGACCAGGGCCGGATTCTCATTGATGCCGGGCTGTTCCAGGGCCGGCGCAAGGATTTCTACGACATCAATAATTATTTCATCTTCCGGCCAAAGCAAATAGATGCGCTAATCCTATCCCACGCCCATATTGACCACAGCGGCAATATCCCCAATCTGGTCAAGCACGGACTGAGAGCCCCAATCTACGCCACCTCGGCCACGGTTGACCTGTGCAACCTGATGCTGCCGGACAGCGGGCATATCCAGGAAGAAGACATCAAGTTCGTCAACAAAATCAACCTGCGCAAAGGGCTGCCGCCGGTCAAACCGCTCTATACCAAGGAAGACGCCAACCATTCGCTGGAATACTTCCGCGGCGCCTATTACGAAGAACCGATAAAAATATCTCCCGATATCAAATGCACCTTTTACGAATCAGGCCACGTGCTCGGCTCGGCCATTCCGGTTTTGGAGATGAATGGCATCCGCCTGGCCTATGCGGTTGACTTGGGACGCAAGAACCTGCCCCTGCTGAGAAATCCGGTCGTGCCCAAGGACATCGATTATCTGATTATTGAAAGCACCTACGGCAACCGTTTGCACGACCCCATCGCCACCGCCAAATATAAATTAGCCGAGGTCATTAACAAAACCATCAAGCGGGGCGGCCGGGTAATTATCCCTTCGTTTGCCTTTGAGCGCACCCAGGAGGTGGTCTATCTCCTGAACGATATGTTCAAGCAAGGCACTATCCCCATGGTGCCGATATATGTGGATAGCCCGCTGGCTACCGACATTACCCTGGCCTTCCAGCAGAATATCCGGTACCTGGACGAAGAAACGCAGAACCTGATGCGCCGGCAACAGGACCCCTTCGGCTTCAGCCGCATCAAATACATCCGCTCCACCGACGAATCCAAACGGCTTAATGCCGACAAGCAGCCCATGGTGATTATCTCGGCCTCGGGCATGTGCGAGGCCGGCCGGATTCTGCATCACCTCAAGAACAACATCGAAGACCCCAATAATACCATCTTGGTCATCGGCTATATGGCCGAGAACACCCTGGGCAAGAAGATTGTCGAACGCCAACCCATCGTGAAGATATTCGGAGAAGAATACCATCTCCGAGCCGAGGTGGTCAAAATCAACTCCTTCAGCGCCCACGCGGATAAAGACGAACTGATTGAATTCATCAAACAATGCGCGCCCAGGAAAAAGATATTCATCGTGCACGGCGACCTGGACCAGGCCGAGCCGTTTACCGAACAATTAAAAGGCCTGGGACTGCCCGCCTGCCTGCCGGCTAAGAATGAAGAAGTAGAGTTGTGTTAA
- the hpt gene encoding hypoxanthine phosphoribosyltransferase, translating into MTIMRIPVLISSARIQDKIKQLARRISHDYRKRPPLMICVLNGAFVFMADLIRQLTIPAKQHPVGAESSGIECDFIRLSSYGKTTKSSGKIKVVMDIECPVRGKNIIIVEDIIDTGLTAGFLVNRLKQAKARSIRICALLDKPARRMEPIKIDYPGFTVPNKFVVGYGLDYKEQYRQLPYIGYIPD; encoded by the coding sequence ATGACCATTATGAGAATACCCGTTCTGATTTCATCCGCCCGGATTCAGGATAAAATCAAACAATTAGCCCGCCGGATATCTCACGACTACCGCAAGCGCCCGCCCCTGATGATTTGCGTACTTAACGGCGCCTTTGTCTTTATGGCCGATTTAATCAGGCAACTAACTATCCCGGCGAAGCAACATCCCGTCGGGGCGGAATCAAGCGGGATAGAATGCGATTTTATCCGGCTCTCATCCTACGGCAAAACCACCAAATCATCCGGTAAAATAAAAGTCGTGATGGACATAGAATGCCCGGTCAGAGGCAAGAACATCATCATTGTAGAAGATATTATCGATACGGGCCTGACCGCCGGATTCCTGGTCAACCGGTTAAAGCAGGCCAAGGCCCGAAGCATCAGAATATGCGCCCTGTTAGATAAGCCGGCCCGCCGCATGGAGCCGATAAAAATAGATTATCCGGGATTCACTGTCCCCAATAAATTCGTGGTCGGCTACGGACTTGATTACAAAGAACAATACCGACAACTGCCATACATCGGTTATATACCTGATTAG
- a CDS encoding RNA polymerase sigma factor RpoD/SigA, with protein sequence MKQEIGFLTYLSQLEKTPILTAKQEKELAVLAQAGNKRAKNKLVAANLKLVVKIAASFLYKGLPFQDLIEEGNLGLIRAVEKFDPKRGYRFTTYARWWIMSYIRRALRSSVSTIRLSASLIDIISRWKKISVRLAQQLGREPYYDEIIDELKPSPYFLRILKRFLRSDYSKKQNVFPGVVSGDFKDISDKESLPADINLLDEADKKLIKKLLSTISEKEAQILSMRYGLDHNKPPLTLRQMAKKLKMSGERIRQIEEKALKKLHHVYLFPK encoded by the coding sequence ATGAAACAGGAAATCGGATTCCTGACTTATCTGTCGCAGCTGGAAAAAACACCCATTCTCACGGCCAAGCAGGAAAAGGAACTGGCCGTTCTGGCCCAAGCCGGTAATAAGCGGGCCAAAAACAAGCTCGTTGCCGCTAACCTTAAACTGGTGGTAAAAATAGCCGCCTCATTCCTGTATAAAGGACTGCCCTTCCAGGACCTGATAGAAGAAGGCAATTTAGGCCTGATTCGCGCGGTGGAAAAGTTCGACCCGAAAAGAGGGTATCGTTTCACCACCTATGCCCGGTGGTGGATAATGAGTTATATCAGACGCGCCCTCAGGAGCTCGGTCTCAACCATTCGGCTCTCGGCTTCACTGATTGACATCATCAGCCGATGGAAGAAAATCAGCGTGCGCTTAGCCCAGCAATTGGGCCGGGAACCTTATTACGACGAAATTATCGACGAATTAAAACCGTCGCCATATTTTCTCCGCATCCTCAAACGGTTCCTGCGCTCGGACTACTCCAAGAAACAGAATGTGTTTCCCGGCGTGGTCTCAGGCGATTTTAAGGATATTTCCGACAAGGAATCTCTACCGGCGGATATCAATCTGCTTGATGAAGCCGACAAGAAACTGATCAAGAAACTGCTCTCCACTATCAGCGAGAAAGAGGCGCAAATCCTGAGCATGCGCTACGGGTTGGACCACAATAAACCGCCCCTGACCCTGAGGCAGATGGCAAAGAAATTAAAGATGTCCGGTGAACGCATTAGACAGATTGAAGAAAAAGCATTAAAAAAACTACACCACGTCTACCTGTTCCCCAAATGA